The genomic interval CTGTCATTTATTTTAATACAGTGTCACCATCAGGCTCTTtcttgagtcatttgtgtgtcttaattatttaatcaaacagtgtgcttaaagcatcagacaagctcagtgcctATGTAGGTGATTGTATTcaaacacatagggtgtgtctgatatggaaaaatacattttaacatTAGAACAGGATGACTCTCGGTCGACAAAGATATTTTTTTGTCGGGGACGGCCCTACAATCAGTCTTACCCTTGCTCTACTCAAAGGGCTGTATTGGAATGGCTTCATACAGTATCTACGTGTATATCATTGACTGTATTGTCTTTTTAGACCAAGAGGACCAAGAGAAACAAAGTGGAGCAGATCACTGATACAGATGCAGGTCATAAATTAAACTCTAATTTCACAGAATGTAATCCTTTTGCATGTTAATGTAATTTAGTATGGACATCTATTGAGCAGAGGACTAATAGCAGAGTGCACATGTTATACTTTCTTGGGTACTTCACAAAGTACACAAAATGAGCTAATACATACTTGCCTCAGAAGGTTACATGTTTTCTGACTTCTTTACCTTGGTGAATGCTGCTTTGGACACAGGTCCTCTACATCTGTGGAATTCTCTGGGATGACAGTTCAGGGGACATCTCACCAGGGACAATCTAATGAAAAGATCCTAAATGAGTGTGTCTCCAGGGCCTGTCAGACCAGGGCTCTTGACCTCCCGCTAATCGATCCGGATGCTTTCAACCCGATTATCATCCGGTTTCTGGAAAAACTTACTGAGGAGTATGTCCAAACTTCTATTGTAGTACTTGAATGCAATGTCATCTGGAGGATTTTATAAattgtatgtgtgttggtgtgctttTTGGTGCTAAAAACATCTAATTATCTCCTCCTATAGGCAATGGAGGCAGTTAAGCATTGGCAGGATGGACCCTGTAAGTCCCTTAATAACCCTGACAATGATTCATAGATATATTAATAGATGTTTCAAGAAAATTAGATACAAACCTtttatctatctacagtatcatCCACATTATCACAAACAGTTACATTCAAATAGCTTTTTAGTAGCCTACTGCTTTTCATGCTTTCCAATGTATGGCACTTTCATGATGCTCATGAACATATGTGAGATTGTTGGTATCTCTTCGAGGAGCTTGGTTTCAGAGCCCGGCTATGAGTAATCTACCTACACTGTTTCGGTCCTACAGGTGATGAGGGCATTGCTTGCAGAGATGTGCCTGGAGATTGTGCGGTTTGTATCTGAGGCCATCCTGGAGGTCATCATCCCTGCAATTTTCCGTTTTGTACGGATATACAGCCATGTGTCTCCAGTATCCGGCAAGTCTCTGACAGAATCAGAGATCCTCTAGCACAAATCTGAAGGTTCGCAAAGAGGCAGCAGCAAATCCTCAAGGTCTTGCACGGCCAAATCAAGCTCCTCTCGTAATGGGTATGTTCAGTCATTCCTAAAGAAACCGGTTTCACCTAACTATTCATAACCCATTTTGTGAAAAAATGTTTTGTTATCTGTATAACAGTTTACTCTTAATGACCAGTTTAACTGATTATTGAATTATGCATTAATGTCACTACCGTGTCTACTATTGAATATGGAATGCTGTATTGTTTGCTTTGTATTCTCAAAGGTCTCAGACAGTGTTGCCAAATActcagggagatggtgagtcgaTATCATCTGAGCCACTCAGTGACTTTTTGGGATCACTGAGGACAGTCTCCTCACTGGTGTCCAGGATTCCTTCAAAGAGTCGCTGAACAATGTCCTCTGTATCCAAAGAGAGGGCCAGGTAGACACTCAAAGTCTATCCCGGGTTATTGTTGGAGAAGTGTCAAAGAAGGTCAATTCCATAATCTCTGTGGCCATCCAAACTCCGTCTCTGGGCGAATGTCCCCTGTCATTTTGCCAGTGGTGGTGATTTTCAAGGCTGTCTACAAGGGGCTTCTTCAAGAATTCGGGTCAGAGAAGATGCTCCAGGTTGCAATGAAGTCAACGGATTATGCATTTGACGATGCCCTGGTCAAATCATTAACTAGGGAACTACTAACTAAATGCAATGAGGCTAGCTCTTCACCTCCCTCCAATACCCAGTTGTCATCACACAATGCACTTGGCAGTGACGAGGTAGGTAATTATGGGCTTCCAACAACTGGTAGAAAggaaaagaagagaggaagatTCAGCGCTCTCTGTGGACTCCACCCAAAGGTACATATGTCATCAAAATAC from Oncorhynchus keta strain PuntledgeMale-10-30-2019 unplaced genomic scaffold, Oket_V2 Un_contig_30155_pilon_pilon, whole genome shotgun sequence carries:
- the LOC118391661 gene encoding uncharacterized protein LOC118391661; this encodes MKNDILGLNYPEDSEVKDPLPQIELKAVTRRKVKTKRRTSANRSTVEQSTDTDAAERDFVDNQNDEDEVKKDPLPQMEQDAVKRNKVKTKRTKRNKVEQITDTDAGPSTSVEFSGMTVQGTSHQGQSNEKILNECVSRACQTRALDLPLIDPDAFNPIIIRFLEKLTEEQWRQLSIGRMDPVMRALLAEMCLEIVRFVSEAILEVIIPAIFRFVRIYSHVSPVSGKSLTESEIL